A genomic segment from bacterium encodes:
- a CDS encoding phage integrase family protein: MTKTRKSKRVPVSEGVRDWIERHVDPKARLQQAPLFPSPRTGNPWPMKALLRVWGRAVKDAGLPPIGLYEGTKHSMATDAIRRGVPERALQRFLGHASIQSTRRYARMADNALLQVLRAPAEVETEAAARDSEEQLPNASWRQGFRNTT; the protein is encoded by the coding sequence ATGACGAAGACGCGCAAGTCGAAGCGCGTCCCGGTGAGTGAGGGTGTGCGCGACTGGATCGAGCGACACGTGGATCCTAAGGCGCGACTCCAGCAGGCCCCCCTCTTCCCTAGTCCGCGCACGGGAAACCCGTGGCCGATGAAGGCGCTGCTGCGCGTCTGGGGACGAGCCGTGAAAGACGCCGGTCTTCCGCCCATCGGACTCTACGAGGGTACGAAGCACTCGATGGCGACCGACGCGATTCGTCGTGGCGTTCCCGAGCGCGCCCTTCAGAGATTCCTCGGTCATGCGTCGATCCAATCCACCCGCCGCTACGCCCGCATGGCCGACAACGCGCTCCTGCAGGTGCTTCGCGCGCCTGCTGAGGTGGAAACGGAAGCCGCCGCTCGCGATTCGGAGGAACAGTTGCCGAATGCATCTTGGCGACAAGGATTCCGGAACACAACCTGA
- a CDS encoding DUF3124 domain-containing protein, which produces MKEPIAVGPLASMDFFLGESDTTGGQSPSFIVRWKANETVNAPVLETLMIGGQAGRAISFVGRAWVIEEAGDPDDEDAQVEARPGE; this is translated from the coding sequence GTGAAGGAGCCCATCGCGGTCGGTCCGCTGGCGTCGATGGATTTCTTTTTGGGGGAGTCCGACACGACCGGAGGGCAGAGCCCGAGCTTCATCGTTCGATGGAAGGCGAATGAGACCGTGAACGCGCCCGTTCTGGAGACGCTGATGATCGGAGGCCAAGCTGGCCGCGCGATCTCGTTCGTCGGCCGCGCGTGGGTGATCGAAGAGGCGGGCGACCCGGATGACGAAGACGCGCAAGTCGAAGCGCGTCCCGGTGAGTGA